One genomic segment of Nitrospirota bacterium includes these proteins:
- a CDS encoding DUF4258 domain-containing protein has translation MGEVVPLQDPHNPKWVLRRIRELWEKGTVEVTPHAQERLRKWGLDIHDVRHVLRSGRVTEHSQAQRGGWRYRIDGTIVDGGRAACVVEINGNLIVVTVFSLSVRRR, from the coding sequence ATGGGCGAGGTGGTGCCGCTTCAGGACCCTCACAACCCGAAATGGGTCCTTCGGCGGATTCGCGAGCTGTGGGAGAAAGGGACTGTCGAGGTCACGCCCCACGCGCAAGAGCGACTGCGGAAGTGGGGGCTGGACATCCATGATGTCCGGCACGTCCTGCGCTCCGGGCGGGTGACCGAACACAGTCAGGCACAGCGGGGCGGCTGGCGATACCGTATCGATGGCACGATCGTGGACGGCGGACGGGCGGCCTGCGTGGTGGAGATCAACGGGAACCTGATCGTGGTTACGGTGTTCTCGCTGAGCGTGCGGAGACGATAA
- a CDS encoding SH3 domain-containing protein — MAGCASLTSQQAEQKVAGQKLQEALTKQTTANQELEGKLARLQLLLLEKEAKNKDLDQRLDEAILEVVRAKAKLRSLESKAEAVSTLAEGEIALKALKANVPGAEKDADFLQAEQLLKASGLELKKENYGGALYLAAQAKGIIYERQERSTGRENTPMMAGEVPFASPLPLRLVSSSKIREGPGLDSKVLFTLPEKSTLVGYSYKGLWVRVRTQDTRSGWVYYNLIAGR; from the coding sequence ATGGCAGGCTGCGCTTCTCTGACCAGCCAGCAGGCTGAGCAGAAGGTTGCTGGTCAAAAGCTCCAAGAGGCGTTGACCAAACAGACGACCGCCAATCAAGAACTGGAAGGCAAGCTCGCGAGACTCCAATTGCTGTTGCTCGAAAAGGAGGCCAAGAACAAAGACCTCGACCAGCGACTCGACGAAGCGATTCTGGAGGTCGTGCGAGCCAAAGCCAAATTGCGAAGCCTGGAAAGCAAGGCGGAAGCCGTCTCGACCCTGGCCGAGGGAGAGATCGCGTTGAAAGCCCTGAAAGCCAATGTTCCCGGAGCGGAGAAAGACGCGGACTTCCTCCAGGCCGAACAACTCCTGAAGGCGAGCGGGCTGGAGCTCAAGAAAGAAAACTACGGGGGGGCCCTCTACCTCGCCGCCCAGGCCAAAGGCATCATCTACGAACGCCAGGAGCGATCGACCGGTCGAGAGAACACGCCGATGATGGCTGGCGAGGTGCCGTTCGCCAGCCCGCTCCCGCTTCGGTTGGTCAGTTCGAGCAAGATCAGGGAAGGTCCCGGCCTGGATTCGAAGGTCCTGTTTACGCTGCCGGAAAAGAGCACGCTGGTCGGTTACTCATACAAGGGCCTTTGGGTTCGCGTGCGAACCCAGGACACCCGTAGCGGCTGGGTTTACTACAACCTGATTGCCGGGCGGTAA